GTCACATGACTGGGGAATAGGATGTGGGGGCTGCTCTTCTTTTTGGTGGCTTGAAAGGGACAAACAACTGTGTGTGGCAGCCGCACCTGTGTCTCTGGTACGTTGCCCTTTCTATATATCCAAATCACCGGGTGCTAGATGCAAAGTGAGCCGTGACGGGAGGAAGCTGCAGAGTTTCTATAGGTTTTAAAAAATACACTTTCGGCTTTTCTGTGCCCCGTGTAAAGGACAATCCTTAATCTGAGCTGAAGGTTTAGACCTTGGCAGCCGTCTATGGTAGAAAGTGAAAGTCTGACTGTAATAGATACTGTTAtacacacagcgctggattagtCACTGGTTCTGTGTTCTCCTTCTAGTATAAGAGGTTGGTCCAACTTTTCAGATAACGATCTGATCCGTTTAACAGGGGTTAATAGACCGTGAATGCAAGAGCCAAAGATAGGTGAGCAATGTGCATAGTCATTTCCATTGCTTGGGGACAATTGAATGGAGCAAACAGGATAGTTGCTCCACCCATCAGTGAGACTGGGTCCCTGATCTATTGTtcaatgggagggggggggggtccccagTAAATTCAAAAGTTCGGATGACCCCATTTAAGGTCCTGCATTTCAGAAGTTCAGAGGTTCCTAGTGCTTGTTATACACTGATATAGCTTTGCTGAATCTGTCTTGTTCTCCCAAGACGGACTGTTAATATTAAGAGGTGTTACAACTTCCAATACAAGTGGATAGGTGGGGGAAGGTTGGTCTAGGAACTCATATCATGGAGTTCGTCTAATATGACTAATGAAGACCTCCAAACAAAGAGTAAATGTTATTGTAAGATATTGTATGCTTGCCTATGAGAGTCTATGGGGATTTGTATCCgggtattacaggcggtcccctacttaagaacacccaacttacagacaacccttagttacaaacagacctctggatattggtaatttattgtactttagccttagactacaataatcagctgtaacagttatcacaggtgtctgtactgaagctttattattactcctggttcttatgacaatccaacatttttaaaatccaattgtcacagagaccaaaaaaaattgtctggagctacaattataatgtaaactgttccaacttgcatataaattcaacttaagaacaaacctacagaaccgatcttgtatgtaacccggggaccgcctgtacgtcTCCACACGACATTTGTGAAGGGGACTGCACCATCTGCCACATGAGTGAAAGGTGAGACAGACTGCTGGAGCTGTATTAGTTTCTATctaaccccaagtgctttattcgcATCGGGACAGGTCAGCGCTCTTCTATTGtgtctgctgatgcttctgagtgagaGTTACGATCTTCCTCTACTTTGTtttcagtgtatgggagacaacctagcagctagtctccatcaCCAgctctgatgatgatgatgatggtggtggagGTGGATAATGGAGGGGAAGACTGTAATGACTTGTATTCTGCATTGTTCAGCAAACACTCCTCCAGTGTTACAATACCAGTAGATTGAGTTTGCCAGTCGCCAGTCTGTGCTTTGGGTTTCCTCTGGATTTCACTTTCTGGAATGTAGAAGATACATTTAGTGGAAAACCTACAACAATGTGGGTCATAACTTTGGTGCTGCCATACGCTCTATGATTGTAACTTTGATAGTCGAGGTGGTTTTTTGCATTGTGACTAATCTGTCGCTGTGATATATTTGAGCCTGGCGTCCTGTTCATGCTGTAGTTGGTGGTAATCCAGTCTGATGACCAGCGCCGGGGGACGTGATGTCTGTGATGCTCCTCGGGGACTTGTAGTTACTTCCCATTGCACCAGCACATGATGTAATGAGGAGAAACCTGAAACCACGGCCCGCACTGGGAATCCTTGTATAATTGTGTTATTATCGTATTGTTGTTGATCATCTGATCAGGTTGTTGTTGAAGTGTTGTCCAGTTCTCATATAGAACACAAATCCTGAGGTTAGGGGGTTGCCATGGATTAGGAACACAAGCCTGAATGAAGAATGCATCCACCTCTTTCTTAACCTAGACATCACTCCAGTCAAGTCAGGGTGGCATTTGATGGGAGTTCATGGTGTGAACACATCCATAGCCTTGCGAGTCAAGTGTATGAAAAGCTATTGGATGTTTAACCATGACCTTTCAACACCTCACACATGTAAGGATGAACTTTTCATTCTGTATGGCCTACTACAAATTCagtggcactttgaattttctttgtaGCCCCCATGGATGCGGAGACTTCAGTCCTAATATCtgattataatcctctccacggTCACAGAGgtggtgctggagcagaggaggtagGAGACTgtgtaaggcctcttgcacactcgCAGCCACTGCTGGATGGAACGTCCTGCCTGAACGCTGACAACCAGAACTGAAtgtacatgctgagttcagtttcgGTTTCTCGGCGCTCAGCCGGGACGGTCCAGACAGCACACGCTGTGAGTTAGACGCATAATCTTCTCAGCGTCTCGATGTTACAAAGCATTATTGTAGCACACAACCCCTCCAtcactcctctctgacagtggagaggattataatggtcagatactgggactgatatcttgtCCCTAGTATTTTAATCACCACATGTGTGATCCTCTttaataacactttttttttttttttttttttttttttgtcttctagaTGAAGATGGCATTAACAGAAATCATCCAGCTGGCCACCCTGGACTCTGACCCCTGGATTTTAATGGTGGCGGATATATTAAAGTCTTTTCCAGACACTGGCTCGTTAAACCTCGACCTGGAAGAACAGAACCCGAATGTGCAGGATATATTGGGAGAGCTCCGAGAAAAGGGTAGGTTGGTTTGCTGGTTTATGTCTTGGATTAGCCAGATCTAATTTGGGATGGTCTCTAACATTGACTTCTTCCTTAAACCAGTGAGCGAGTGTGAGGCCTCCGCCATGCTGCCCCTGGAATGCCAGTATTTAAACAAGAATGCCCTCACCATGCTGGCCGGACCGCTGACTCCTCCCGTCAAACATTTCCAGCTAAAACGGAAACCAAAAAGCGCCACGCTCCGGGCAGAGCTCTTACAGAAGTGTAAGTATGTGATGCTGCGCTAAGGCTGGACTGAGCACAGTGCGGAGGACTCtacatgcatcatatatcactgatgTACAGTCTCCCCTCACCCCCTTTCCAGAACGGCAGCACATGATTACAttagggaagaagggactccttgcatcgtcTATTACTATGATGCACAGAGTCCCCTTCACTGTGGTCAGTCCATAAATATGTCCAGCGCAGAGTCTGTTTTTCCCGGACTGACCGTGGATATTTTCTGCAGGTCTTAAAGAACACAATTATAATCTGTCTTGCTACTTGTTTACAAAGGTCCGCGTCAATTCAGATGCTGCTGTTATCGTATCACTatattgtttgtattgttttatagtttattatttttgtacatatATTTTTGCTTTGACTTTAAAGCCACAGAAACCGCGCAGCAGCTCAAGAAGACGGCAGGAGTGCCATTCCACGCGAAAGGGAGAGGCTTGGTTAAAAAACTGGATACTACAAGTGAGTCTGATTTACTCCCTGGAATAGGGTGGTGGTGGTATATTCAACTTTAGAAATGTATAAACTATAGCAATTATTAACATAATAAATACTTTACTCATTTAGTTTTGTTGGTGCAGTGACTTGTTtcccctgtgggggcgctgcaagGAAATAGAACTAAATTACTGTGCCTAAATGGtcagaggaaataattaaagaaaaaaaaaaaagtgattctcATAAGATTTTCTTCTTCTCCATAACAGCTCCTCTGAAAGGTATACCAAAGCAGGCGCCATTCAGAAGCCCAACAACCCCCAGTGTGTTTAGTCCAGCCCCCAACAGGACGCCTATTGCACCTTCCAGGACACCCCTCCGCAGAGAGAGGGGAGCGAAGGTAAGTGTATTGTGGTAAACATTAAATGTAACAATATAATGAAAAGGAAACAAATGTCCAGTCCAACAAATATTTAGCCCAATTGTTGTAAAGGCTGCTACACTATAACGACATGCGGCCAAGTGAGTCACAGATGGGGGGCTATTAGGAGATCTGGTAATAAAATGCAAGAACTGTGAAGCCCTAAATGTAGCCCCTGACCCTTTCCCACTGCAAAGAGCAGTTTCCCAACTGAGCTTGTATTTGGGGGTTAAACATGTAGATTAACAGGGTTATGGAGCCGGCCAATGAAACATGGCCAGACTAAGGATGATGCCTAAGGATGAGGCCATTAGTCTTCTGCACCCAGAAAACCTGGTTTGGACAGTCACACAACTGGATGGATGATCAGAAAAAATCCTAACTATATTCGTCTGACATTACGTTTTCTAGCCAATGGCAAGTCTTTTTGATATAACATCCAAAATAATATTTGGGCGGGACCTGGTGATTTTTGTGATGATTTGTCCCAAGGTGGTTTATCCTGAGCGTAGATTGTAATTATTTTCAGCTCTTGAATATATCTGAGTTGGAAGCAATGGGAGCAGGGAGAGAAGCCAAGAGAAGAAGGAAAACTGTGGGTAGGTACCACTATAGTGATACAGCTCTAGTCCATTACTTGTGTGTAATTCTATTACCCTCTTGATATACTGTTATTCTGGGGGGGGTGACGTCATAAGAATGAATATGTACAGATGATCTCTACCGCTGGCCGATCATAGAGTCATTGCTTCTGGGGAAAaacttacgttttactaaatttaccCCATAACTTTAAGGTGAATGCAACTTGAGATCATATGGAATGTATCTTCTCTTTTACTTGCAATAACTAGATATAATTCATCATCACAACAATGAGCAGGAAGAATGTAGGCACCGTGTGATTCCTCATTTCTGTATTCTCGCTTATAGAAACTGACGTGGCAGAGAAGCCACCAAAAGAAGAAGCCATTGTGGAAAGTGCTACCCCCGATTATGCTGCTGGTCTCGTCTCCACACAGGTAATTCCCACCACCCCTACAATCCTTACTAATTATACAAGCGCTCCCTGGCAGCTGATGTGTAAATCCCTGTGCGTTAGGTTGAAGGGGGTTTATGTATTTTAGCTTATTTTGAAGTTAGTTTGCCAGATTAAGGTCGGAGGAGGCCCCCCAGTGTAgcctacatacatgtcacacacatactTGAATATGCTGTGAACTGTCCCAGTTTATGGCCATTTTAACACTCACTCACACTCTTCTTCGAGGGTTGGGTCTTTATAATGTCACAGCAATTGGCTCCTCAGCCTTTCCTCTTTGCTGAAATTGGCGATTGCCGTGGCATTTATGTGGTTAAATGGCGGAGGTCAGAGGTTCCATCTCCAGTCATATATCGGGACTATCCACTGCCCCACCACAGCATGGCCCATCTTATGTGTGTTTGATAGGGCTTTACCACCATATTATTTGGTGTTGCTCCTCCTAGCACCATGCAGTTCCTTTCTCCCTCCCCACTACTTACCTGTGTGATTGTGTCTTGTGATTTAAGCCCTCCTGGGATTCTATACTTGCAGATGTGTAATCCATCTGTACAGCATTGTAATGTATATGACTTCACGTCCTAATTGGGATGTATTTGCAGAAAATCGGTACACTTAACAATGAGAGCGCCCTTCCATCTACAAGCTACTTGCCAGCGACTCCCAGCGTGGTGCCATCCTCCTCCTATATCCCTGCATCTGAGACTCCGCAAGGTGAGCCCCAACGCAACCAGACTAATGTGTGCATGTAGGGGATTAgactgtgtgaatgcaccctgatgCACATATAAGACATGTGCATTAGGATATAACATGGACatccagggggagatttatcggctTCTGTGCCAAAAAACGGGTgttgaagccctgaaataatcctgAACCGCCACTAATTGTAATTATTATCCCCTTTCCGCCATCCCCACGCCAAGGGGGAATTGCATACATCACGGAGCTTAAGCCTCTTAATGTATTTCATCATACGCTGGGGCACAATAAATCTCCCCCGTATTGCACAGCGATGGGATAGGATTTGCTTTTCGGCAGCTTTTATATAAACATCTTCTGTTTTCCAATTGAAATAATTGTTTATTTCTGGAAAACCAAACCATTATCTCAGTAATAGAAGTCTGACCTCACGTATAGCGTCTTAATTAACAAACAAAACCACAGAACATGAAGATTGCTAGAGAAGCTCCCTCTTGGCACATAATTATTATAGCTGTTGTGTGTGTGGTTGTAGTCTGTTGGATCTCATAATTGTATTACATTTTGTGCATTTATTTGACATAAAGTAATAGCTTTTTACATGTGGTTCAGCTGAATGTTTTATAGTTCTACTGCTTATTGTTTGAAGGGAGCCTAGCATCCTATGGTATCATAAGGGCCCATTCATGCAGCCATGTGCCCCCCCTCTCTAATATTACATTGTATTGCATGTGTCACAGCGAGTAAACCTGACCTGTACAGTAACATGTATTCCACAAAAAACATATTGTAATATATTGCCACTTATTGGGTAGATGTTTGTAATCATTTTGCTTTTCTTTGCTCCCTTCTGCATAGCTGGGTCTGTCCGAGAAGCTTTGCAGACAACCAGGCAGGTGGAGGAACCGACGACGCCCAGTAACCCTCTTCCTACCCAGTTTAAACAGCGGACGCAAATGTATCATAGCAATACCAACGCCCCTGCGACAACCCCCACGCCTGCAGCTACTCCTACCTCTCCACTGACACCTACAGCACCTCAAGTGGTCACCCCTGCGGCCCAGGCACCTCAAATCATCACCCAGACACAACCTCCGCCCAAGCAGAACCTGTCGCTTACTGTAAGTTTGTGTTGGCGTCTTGCCTACCGGTGAGGCCTGGAATCCTCATCCTGGCTAGATCAAAAACATGTAGTCGTATTTAAATCTATGTGAACAGTGTCTGACTTTTATTTtatggacattttaatattttacagACTATAAAACAGCCTTTTTGGCAAGAAAATAAAAATTACTATAGCCTAAAGGCCCTCCTGACTGCTGTTCAGGAGATTGGGGGAAGCGCTGACAAAGTATTTCAGCTGATCTCTGAGAGCACAGCGCCAGTGCAATTCTTTCTCCCAACCATCCCTACTCTAACCTGCagggacctggagtgatgtcagaagcatgtgactgatcacatgcttcatgcATCCCTGCATGGTCCTCAGGCTGCCAGGCATGGGACAGAGAACAAGTTGCAGGGTgagtggttgtgtgtgtgtgcacatagcagggctgagtttgttCGTGCGTGTGCATAATAGGGCTGAGTGTGTGACCAACAGGTATATTTTTAATTGGCGTCACATATATTTGTCCATCTTTTTTTGGATAATTTAATGCAGGATGTGTGTTTGTAGTGAGTTTTATAGTCTGAAATATGTGGTCCCTTATTCATAGTATTGTTTTCTTGACCTGTTTATTCTATGTATATTCTCTGTTTGCAGAGGGAACAGATGTTTGCTGCACAAGAAATGTTCAAGACGGCAAACAAGGTTACAAGACCAGAGAAGGCCTTGATTTTGGGCTTTATGGCAGGATCGAGAGGCAAGTCCTAGTTTATGTTGCAGTGTGACTCTGTGTCTTGTACTATTGCTTTGTATCCTTTGTAATGTTCATGCTTGTTTCCCACACAGAGAACCCGTGCCCAGAACAGGGCGATGTGATCCAGATCAAGCTGAGCGAGTACACAGAGGTCATACAGAAGGGGGACGGCACCGGCAGCACCACCATGATCGTCGACACGGTTTTTGAAATGAACTATTCCACCGGCAAGTGGACCAAGCTAAAAAAATACAAGCCCCTGACTAACGTCTCCTAGGGGCGGGGGGCCCCCATTCCAGGCTAAAAACGAaggaccaaaaaaaaataaattgagaCTTGTAAATCGAGTGCTAACAATCTCCATCCAGAGGTGAATAATCCCTGGATGATTTGCGAGCGTTTTTTTCTTCCACGTCCCGTGGTTGCTTCATCATCTGAAACGAAAGACGACACGTGGCCAGTTTTGTATCATTAAAACTTCTTTTAAAATCAGTTCTACAATCATAATGCAGATCCTCCCGGGTTAAactgattattttttattattcttcctCTTCTTATCCAGTATCCTGTGGATCACCATGATTTTCTAGGTGGAAGGAACCATTCAGCATtgagggggggtggggtgggggtgtgGATTGCCTTTCTTCATTTTTATCTGCAGTATTTGAAACGTTAAAAATTTGCAAGTATTTGGACATAAGGTCTGGGGTCAAGCTTTGCTCTTCTTcttcagattttattttttaagccTTGGAGCGTGTGAGCAGCTCAGTGCTGGCCATTGGCTGCGGACACCACTACTGTATGCTTTCTGCTTTTGTGAggtttttgttcttttttcccTAGTTTAGTACAATCGTGCGGGGAGGAGGGGGTCTAGTGCTATTGGGAAGTCTGGTATAATAGGTGTGCTTCAATAAAATGGAGACGTTTATGGTCATGTGTTTTGGGAGAGAAGTAAGGTGgtaggatttttttattttattaaaacgtGTCCCGCTGCAAACGGTCCTGTATCGCTTTGATCAGTCCACAGTGTGTGTCCGAGCTCGGCGCTGTATTGCAGATATATTCATGTTTTAGATGCTGTTTTAAATGGGCTTTTCAGAATTCCAAAAAAATAATTCTCCAAAATCCGCTCTATCCTGTCCACAGCTTGTGTCTAATATTGCTGCTCTGTTGAAGTGTAATGGTGCTTGTGTAAAAGGCCGTGCAAAACCCATTCAAAGGTCGTAAGACAAACCCCAGATTTAGTCGTcaaaaataggaaaaatatatttgacacgaATTAAAAATTCCCTTATGGTCAAATGtccacagctctgctgcacatgcccacagctctgctgcacacGTCCACTTACAGCGGTTCTTAACTCAAGGACGCCCGACCTCACtgtcccctctgacctctggtgaagctctctgattactggtaatttactgaactttaatcCCAGGGTAATGATAAATTGTAAGAGGCATCAagtgtctaatgaagctttatttttaataCTTGATCCCAATGATtgcccaaaattatgaaaattctatcctaaatactttggagttacacttacaaaataaacTTGTTCTGACTTACTTTATGTACTAGAGtataagtttttcagcacaactttTGTGATGAAAAAGCACCACTCAGCTTCTACTTGAGTACCatttaaactcgagtataagcctagtttttcagcacaaaaaaagtgctgaaaacccaaactcagcttatcctcgagtaaaaaaaaaaaaatatttatatatcaaaactcacctttctggctttccctgctgctggctatatactggagcaggtgctggctatatactatggagaagggtccggcaggctatataaatggggaggctgtgacaatgcatttcccacccttggcttatactcgagtcaataggttttcccaggtttttgtggtaaaattaggggctcggcttatacgcgagtatatatggtatataaaaataaaataaactctgtactcaccttgcCGCTGTgccggccggctatatactgtgggaggctgtgaccaatgcatttcccaccctaggattATACTCGAGGCaagaggttttcccagtttttaagtGGTGAAGTTGAGGGCCTTGACTTATATTTGAGTTGACTTGTACTCTAATATacacaagaacaaacctacagaacagatcttgtacataacctggggactgcctgtacttaaacatgactctgctacatccatcaatTTTCTCACACACATCTTTTTCAGACCTAGGCCCAGCGTCGAGGTGGGAGATGAAGCAAGTTAAGACCTATCCACAGGGCCTcacttgctgatcagttgggggtctctgtgatggGCCCCCCACTGATTGTAGCTGGTCCTCCTTAACGCCGCGGCCCTCTttcattttttgcatttccatttttcacttcccagctccaaaaatctataacctttatatttttttcatgtaaagagctgtgtgatggcttgctttctttgtaataaattgcacttcgtagtgatagtatttaatattccatggcctgtactgggaagcgggaagaaatccaaatgcagtgaaattggttaaaaaaaaaaaagtttttgcatttgtgccgttttcttgtgggcttgggattctacggctttcactgtgcgtcccaaatgacatgtctactttattctttggtaaggagacagctgccagtgcagtgactgatacaaactggaggcatccgggtAGCGGATGAAAGACGACTccagctgctgcattaagaatagaatggagaggagagagtttaatgAGTGGAAgagcgattagtagggagttacagtagtctaggggAGAGTGAATCATAGCAACAATTAGGGTTTTAGATGTTTCAATTGTGagatggtcggattctggagatgtttctgagatgcatccggcaagagcgagcaagagattgaatatacggtgcaaaggcgaggtcagagtccagcacaaccccaagacagcgggcctgctgcctctggGTTATAGGGATCCCACAGTCTGAGAGGTCAGAGATGGGTTGGTGGAAACTGATGaaccctgacactgagaggaagatgagaaggagATACCGGAGGTGCGGtcagagagtgcagtgtccttcaggccaatgcacCGAAGCCTCctgtggaggagctggtggtccacagtatcagacgctgccgagagatccagaagaacgaggagagaatagtcacctttttggatttagcagtgaggagatcattggagactttagaaagggcAGTTTCAGTGGGGAGCATAgtgcggaaaccagattgtagggggtcaaggagggagttggcAGAGAGATAGCGGTTTAATCGAGAATAGATGAGGAGTTTGGAGCATGAAAGGCGTCAAGGACCTTACACGGCTGATGCATGTGCTCAGTCCCATGCTTCTGACATAAATCTAAGGTCCTGCTGGCGTTATTCATGTTGGGATGGTCTGGGAGAAGGGAGTGCAGTGCTGAGATTTTGCTCTCTCAGAGATTGGGTGAAAAGCTTTGTCAGCGATTCACCGATCTCCATGTCTGGATGGTCTGATAGTACTGGATCCTCCTGACTTTGGACTATAAGATTCGG
The DNA window shown above is from Engystomops pustulosus chromosome 1, aEngPut4.maternal, whole genome shotgun sequence and carries:
- the NELFA gene encoding negative elongation factor A, producing the protein MASMRESDTGLWLHNKLGSADELWAPPSIASLLTATVIDNVRLCFHNLSSAVKLKLLLGMLHLPRRTVDEMKMALTEIIQLATLDSDPWILMVADILKSFPDTGSLNLDLEEQNPNVQDILGELREKVSECEASAMLPLECQYLNKNALTMLAGPLTPPVKHFQLKRKPKSATLRAELLQKSTETAQQLKKTAGVPFHAKGRGLVKKLDTTTPLKGIPKQAPFRSPTTPSVFSPAPNRTPIAPSRTPLRRERGAKLLNISELEAMGAGREAKRRRKTVETDVAEKPPKEEAIVESATPDYAAGLVSTQKIGTLNNESALPSTSYLPATPSVVPSSSYIPASETPQAGSVREALQTTRQVEEPTTPSNPLPTQFKQRTQMYHSNTNAPATTPTPAATPTSPLTPTAPQVVTPAAQAPQIITQTQPPPKQNLSLTREQMFAAQEMFKTANKVTRPEKALILGFMAGSRENPCPEQGDVIQIKLSEYTEVIQKGDGTGSTTMIVDTVFEMNYSTGKWTKLKKYKPLTNVS